The Synechococcus sp. BL107 nucleotide sequence TGCAACAAGGGTGTCGAAACTTTCACCAATGTTGGAGGGCCAGACGTAAGGCAAGTTTTTGAGAGACCCACCGCTGGCTTCATTAATGCCGTGGAACGCAGCGAAACCACTAAGACCCCCCAGAATTCCAGGGATCCAACGGCGAAGAACGTCTTGTTTCCGCTCACCGACAACCATGCCTCCTAAGAGAGGAGCGCCGAAAAATCCCAAGCTGCCTGCCACAGAGGCCGACTGCAAAGCATGATCCTTGCCTTTCCAGATCCACCGACTGATCAATGTGGCGAGGCGCGTCATCAAGGCTTCTGGACCAATGCTCCCGCCACCGATCTGGGCAAGGGCTGCCCCAAGAAGGGCCCTGCGCTCGTTCCGTTTTGGTGCTTGGTCTGGATGCCGCAAGTCCTCCATGGTTTCTGGGAGTTCGGGCAGCAAGGTGGAAGGACCACCGCGATGGATCAAAGAGAGAAGCAAGCCAACGCCTCCGCAGACCAGTACCGACCAGGCCAAGGGTGGCGCTTGGCCGAGGGCCTGTTCAACCGGACCGCCCCAAAGCTGTTGTGTGACGAGATCAATCAGCCTGATGATCAATGCCACGCCAGCCCCACTTGCCGCGCCGGCGAGCAACGCCATCAGGCTGAAGCGCAGTTGGTTGACCAGACGTTTGTTGACTAGGAGACGGTTCACCAGAGGAGGGTGAGAGAGGTGTTGGTCTGAGTGTCGCTGATGCCTGCGCAGACGGGTAGTTGTCTTTTCAGTCGGTGTTGTCTTTGAAGGCGTCTTGTTATCTGATTGGTCTGTTGGCAGTGATAAGGATTAGATGATGCGACGGATGGCAGGAATGTTTCGTAATTGATGACTTCCCCAAAACGACAGAACGATGGCCAAAATCGTGGCCGATGGGCCCAGGATCCAGATGTTGGTTACACCTGACAGGTAGAGGGGCATAAAACATCCATAGAGGACGGGCATGTGAATCAAATAGGCGCCAAAGCCATCTCGTCCTGCTTCGGCCAACCACGCTCCGCCAATGTGCTCATGGTGCTGAGTCCAAGTCAGAAAAATAGCCATATACCCCCAGCCTACGAATGGAATGAAGGCCGATAAGATTGGCCATGCCTGCTGAAGAAAGTAGGAATTGTTGCCCATCAGAATTGTGGCAACCATGACGGCAAGAAAGGTCAAGCTAATTAACAGTGAGGCTTGAAACCATGAATATGCCAAACGTTGATTGATCCGTTCAAGCCAACGATGGGATGCTGATTTGCAGCCAACGGCAAAGAGAAATCCATAGGTGAAGAGGTGCATACCTTGATATCCCAGCCCATCCAGGTTCGTCTCCTTCAGGTTGATCCAAAGGTTTGAGAAATGGCTCATTCCCATCTCTATTATTCCAAGAATGACGGCACTGATGAGCCAAGATCTCCATCCTGGAACGGGTGTATTCTGATTGATTGAAAATTTAGTGTTGCGTAGCCATGCCCATAGGCAATACATCGCATTGAAAATAATCAAGACCAGTAGAAACCATTGTGGTCCGATTCTGTTGAGAGGGAGGCTTGTAAAGACCTGGTCGAATGCAGGGCTATCGGGTACAAGTAATCCGCCAATTGGTAAAATATTGTTGATCAAGATTATGCTTAAGCTTAAAGGAATTCCAAGGCGAATTAGACGGTTTTTGACAAATTTCTTAAGGCCTTGTTTTTGAATCGATTGCGGCAAAAGATATCCAGATATTAAAAATAAGATGTTCATGAAAAATGTATTGCATACCCAGACAAACCAAAGATTGAATCCCTCGAATAGTGGTGCGTCTTTGATGAGTTGGCCGACTCCTTTGGACGACAGGCTTGCGAGTAGAACAGTATGGGAAGCGATCACCAAAGTGATCATGATTGCTTTGATCTGATCGAAAAAAAGTCTCCTATGTCGTTGTTTATTTTGAATCAGTGATTCCATTAATCGATTGTTTTTGAGTTAGATGTTTTTAACGTTCTTGCCTGCTTTGATCTGGCTGCTTTTTTGTGGTCAGAAGGAGAAGGCTCTGGAGGCTTTTTGATGGTTTGTCTTTTGCCAGTGTATTCATTATTTTGATTGGTCATTTTGATGCAGTGTTGAAATGTATTGTTGAGATCACAAATCGTGCTGCAGCTCCACTGACGATTTAGCTCCAATGGTTGGTGGACATTGGCTCCATGTTCACGTTGCCGTGACATTGGTCCAGTTCAGCTCCAAAATGGATCATGACCAGCAAGGACTGCTTACCCAAACGTGGAATACTTGGTTCAGTCAGATCGCGTGCGCGAAGCGTTGGAGGAAGTGAAAGGCCTGTTAGTAGGTAAGACTTCGATGGCTTGTATGGGAGATATGCTCACGCTGGCAGCCTTTAGTCATGCTGTTCCTATCAATCATTCACTCCTGGGTGCGTATACAACAGAACGAGAAGCGTTGACGGCTTGTCAGGATAGGCAGCCAGATTTGCTTTATATCACAGAACAATTAGAGCAGGGTTATGGTATAAATCTTGCCTTAAAAGTTAAAAATATTTCCCCAGTAACGAGGGTTTTATTGTTTTTGCACCGTGAAAGTCAAGACGTTGTGCGAGAAGCGATTGAGGCGAATGTTGATGGAATTATTTTCGTTCATTCGATTGGTCAAAGTGCTGATGGTGATTTTCTAAAGTCCATTCGAGCGATTGCGAATGGATCAAGTTACTATCCGAAAGAGGTGAGAACCATGGCTGGGTATGTGAAAAGTATCGAGCTTGCAGGATTATCAGACCGTGAATCAGAAGTTTTAGAAGCCTTGTGCCAAGGCATGAGTAACAAGGAAATGGCCGAAGTCTTGTTCGTCAGCCCCGAAACAATTAAAAGCCACGTGAGTACTGTAATTGGTAAGCTGGGCGTCAAAGATCGAACCCAAGCAGTGATTTCTGCCATACGCGCAGGGATGTAATAAATTCATTGCTTTAAGATTCTTTGGCTATCTGATGCGTGGCTGTTTGATGCATCGTCTGTTGGCTCACTTTAATAAGTTGGTGGAGCTGGTTGTAATCTGATCGAATGATTTGTAGTTGATTGTTTTTCGTCTGCCAGTAAATAGTGATGTTAAATAACTTGTCCTTTAATAGCTTTTTGGGGCAGCGAAGAATGATGTTGTCAGGGAAGAAGTGATTGGATTGATTGTCTTCAAGTTCGTCTTTATCCCATTGCCATTGAATGGCTTGAATGAGGTTTCGGGAAAGATTCGAATTGATTTGGAGTTTGTCTCCTTGCCACATTCCCTCAATGCTCCAGGGATTGACTTGGTCAATATTGGTTGACCAGCTGTTATTTAAAAGGTCGCCACGGTATTCGCGAATGCTTGCTGTATGCAGTATTTGCCCGCTATCTCCATATAGAACTCCTACGCTATGGCGAATATCCTTTTGCATTAGAAAGAGTTCAAAGGGTTGATATTGGGTATCTTCAAGCTGCGGTATTAACCATGCTGCTGCTCCATTCTCAAAAGCAAAGCCCCGCATCAAGGTGCTAGCTGGGTGGGCAAATCCATCGTTATGACTATGTTCATGGATGGAGTAATTCCATTGCATAGTATTTGTATCGCCGTTGACACCCGTTTGTTGAT carries:
- a CDS encoding acyltransferase, producing MESLIQNKQRHRRLFFDQIKAIMITLVIASHTVLLASLSSKGVGQLIKDAPLFEGFNLWFVWVCNTFFMNILFLISGYLLPQSIQKQGLKKFVKNRLIRLGIPLSLSIILINNILPIGGLLVPDSPAFDQVFTSLPLNRIGPQWFLLVLIIFNAMYCLWAWLRNTKFSINQNTPVPGWRSWLISAVILGIIEMGMSHFSNLWINLKETNLDGLGYQGMHLFTYGFLFAVGCKSASHRWLERINQRLAYSWFQASLLISLTFLAVMVATILMGNNSYFLQQAWPILSAFIPFVGWGYMAIFLTWTQHHEHIGGAWLAEAGRDGFGAYLIHMPVLYGCFMPLYLSGVTNIWILGPSATILAIVLSFWGSHQLRNIPAIRRII
- a CDS encoding response regulator transcription factor — its product is MEYLVQSDRVREALEEVKGLLVGKTSMACMGDMLTLAAFSHAVPINHSLLGAYTTEREALTACQDRQPDLLYITEQLEQGYGINLALKVKNISPVTRVLLFLHRESQDVVREAIEANVDGIIFVHSIGQSADGDFLKSIRAIANGSSYYPKEVRTMAGYVKSIELAGLSDRESEVLEALCQGMSNKEMAEVLFVSPETIKSHVSTVIGKLGVKDRTQAVISAIRAGM
- a CDS encoding chloride channel protein — protein: MNRLLVNKRLVNQLRFSLMALLAGAASGAGVALIIRLIDLVTQQLWGGPVEQALGQAPPLAWSVLVCGGVGLLLSLIHRGGPSTLLPELPETMEDLRHPDQAPKRNERRALLGAALAQIGGGSIGPEALMTRLATLISRWIWKGKDHALQSASVAGSLGFFGAPLLGGMVVGERKQDVLRRWIPGILGGLSGFAAFHGINEASGGSLKNLPYVWPSNIGESFDTLVAAVLAGAVGCGLGLIFLRWRHWLKQQRLMAHWCWWPLITGVLLGALMHWLPLVPFGGEEQMRPLLEHQQSHPTALLFLSAFSKLLILGLCLETGWRGGIFFPVFLIACATGTGFHQMFPDLGSLGSWCGGLTGAFYGMLLPSPLVVVVLGLALLQGHGASGLLVGVAMAHLIRQGTTLGDVPPPPQRTPDSHECPKPQWSSSRPL
- a CDS encoding DUF3598 family protein, with translation MTNRSTTNWNLFWQHHLGSWLGQWTRYSKSGKIQETFKSTRSFSANSDHSEIAQINQQTGVNGDTNTMQWNYSIHEHSHNDGFAHPASTLMRGFAFENGAAAWLIPQLEDTQYQPFELFLMQKDIRHSVGVLYGDSGQILHTASIREYRGDLLNNSWSTNIDQVNPWSIEGMWQGDKLQINSNLSRNLIQAIQWQWDKDELEDNQSNHFFPDNIILRCPKKLLKDKLFNITIYWQTKNNQLQIIRSDYNQLHQLIKVSQQTMHQTATHQIAKES